The sequence TGCACATGCTGTCGCATCTCGTCGGCATGTCGAACCGCGCCGACATCGCCCGGCTGCGGCATCTGGAGCAGGAGCTCGGCGCCCGCGACGATCGGATCGCCCGGCTGGAGGAGCGGCTGCATCAACTGGGCGCCGCGCGCGAGGCCCTGGCCCGGCGGGGGACGGAGTTGGAGCAGGCGGCGCGGCGCCAGGCCATGGCGCCGGCTCCCGCCGCCCAGGCGGACGACGAGGCGCTGCGCCGGCGCCTGACCGACGAGCAGGCGCGGTCCGCTTTGCTGGCCGAACGGCTGGCGGCGCAGGGCGAGGCCGTCGCCCGGCTCACCGGGCGGGCGGAGCAGGCGGAGGGGCGGGTCGCAGTGCTGCAGGGCGAGCTCGCCGCGCTGGAAGCGACGCTGGCCGAGCGGGCGGAACCCGGCGAGGCGCAGAGACCGGCGCCTGCGCTTCAGGGGCAGACCCTGCTCTATGTCGGTGGCCGGCCGAAGCAGGTCGAGCAGCTGCGGGCCCTGGCCGCGCGGCTCGGCGGCGTGCTGCTGAGCCATGACGGCGGCGTCGAGGACAGCCCGACGCTGCTGCCGGGCCTGGTCAGCCAGGCCGATATCGCCTTCTTCCCGGTCGACTGCGTCAGCCACCACGCGGCCGGCCAGGTGAAGCGCCTGTGCCGCGAAGCCCGGAAACCCTTCGTGCCGCTGCGCACCGCCAGCCTGGCCAGCTTCGCCGCCGCGGTGGGAGCGATGGACGCGGTCGCGGCGGAGTAGCCCAGCGACATCCCGCAGCGGGGCGGGAGGGCCGGAAGCGGCCCGAGGAGCTTGCTATTTCTCGTCGAGATAGCCGGCCTCGCGCGACCATTCAGCCATGGCGCGCGAAATCTCCTCGGCAGACGAGAAGAAGGAGGTCGCAGGCCAGCGGACATCGCCCGGCGACGCGCCCCAGACCAGATGAACGATGGCGAACCCGCCGTCAGGCATCGCGACGACAACATCGTCATTCG comes from Inquilinus sp. Marseille-Q2685 and encodes:
- a CDS encoding DUF2325 domain-containing protein encodes the protein MPTLPVSAPLFRTASMPMPPPVAIPRPPIASEDLALPAKGRDRIWELSPNLHCSVVGTCLSTGDLRQLFVKLNDPDARTASDHALHGRAVRAAGQKEVAGKLLNKLLDKRHEAAIRRFAKARTAAEVRVLWQEALERGDIPGAYWAVLSHPATDGPLAQEVYGEVHMLSHLVGMSNRADIARLRHLEQELGARDDRIARLEERLHQLGAAREALARRGTELEQAARRQAMAPAPAAQADDEALRRRLTDEQARSALLAERLAAQGEAVARLTGRAEQAEGRVAVLQGELAALEATLAERAEPGEAQRPAPALQGQTLLYVGGRPKQVEQLRALAARLGGVLLSHDGGVEDSPTLLPGLVSQADIAFFPVDCVSHHAAGQVKRLCREARKPFVPLRTASLASFAAAVGAMDAVAAE